A window of candidate division TA06 bacterium genomic DNA:
AGCAATAATACCATGTTTTCCAAAAAAATATTGGCCATAGCAATGTTGCTGGTTCTGTCTGCGGCATTGCCCTTTACCTGGCTGGCCTGTTCCAAAAGCAGCCCCACCGCCCCAGGGGACGACACCACACCGCCGCCTACTACCACCACAATTGATTCGGTTATCCTCGCTCCCACCAGTTATGCTTTAGTGGTAGGAAATACTGTCCAGTTTACCGCTACTGCTTATGATTCCGGGGTTGCAGTATCATCGACCTATACCTGGTCTTCTTCTAATGCCACAATAGCCAGCGTCTCCACTACCGGGATGGTTACCGGCGTGACCGCCGGAGGACCGGTGACCATCACAGCCACCGTTACCGGCACCACCATGAAGGGCACCGCTTCGGTTACCGTGGTTTCAGCCTCTGCCGCCGGCGCCATCTATGTTACTTCAACACCATCCGGCGCCTCAATATATTTGGATGGGATCAGCGCTTCGGTGGGCACCACTCCTGATACCATCAGCCTTGTGGCCGCGGGTAGCCACGACGTTGACGTAATTTTGGCCGGGTATCCAACCCAAACCCGTACCATTAATGTGCTGGCCAGTCAGGTGACCCCGGTAAACTTTGTGATGACGGCCGCCGCCAGCATCATCATCTCCGCCAACCCCACCTCTATCGCTGCCGACGGCAACAGCAATTCGAAGATCACCGCCTATTTAAAGGACAGCCAGAACCACCCCATTCCCGACGGCAGTCTGGTCATTTTCAGGATCGTGGGCGTGGGCGGGATTAACCCCGGCATGATCACCGCCAACGACACCACCAATGCTGGCAAGGTCGAAGCCAACATCACTTCCAGCACTGTAGTGGGAAGCGTCAGGGCCTACGCCATTGCCGGGCCCGAGAGTTCATCCGTAACCATAAATTATACTCCCGGCGACGCAGCTGCCATAGGCCTCGGCGCTTCCCCGACGACACTGATTCCGGACGGGATTTCTTCGTCCACCATTACCGCCACAGTTACCGACGCCTACGGCAACCCGGTGCGGGCCGGAACCTCCGTAGCTTTTACAACTACTTTGGGAACCATTACCTCCAGCGCGACCACCAATACTGCCGGAGTGGCCACGGCCAAACTAACCAGTGCCACCAAGACCGGAACAGCCAACATTACCGCCACTTGCGGACAGGCCACGGCCCAGACTTCGGTGGTCTTCAGCGAAGGCGGAGCTACGCTTGCTTTGGGATCCTCACCGGCATCCATCCTGGCCAACGGCGTATCCGCCTCCACCATTACCGCCACATTGACTGACGGCGTCAATCCCATTTCGGGGCAGACCATCCTCTTTGCCACCAACTCCGGAACAATTACCGCCAGCGCTGTAACCAATGCCGCCGGCATAGCCACAGCTACTTTGGTCAGCACTGCTTCGGCGGCAAACATCATAGCCACCGTTACCGCCCAGGCTTTTGTGGTCAAGGGAAAGGATTTTTCGGCCTCAAAACTGCCCCAGACCACTACGGTTACTTTTGAGGGGGTTACTTTTACCTTGGGGGCCAATCCGGCCTCCATCACCGCTAACGGTTCATCCACCTCGGCCATCACCGCTACCCTTACCAAGACCGTCAGCGGCGCTCCCATTGCCGGGGCCGCGGTTAACTTTTCCACTGTACTGGGAACCATTACTGCCAGCGCCATAACCAACGCCTCGGGCGTGGCCGGGGTCACTTTAAAGAGCGGCAGCAGCACCGGCACCAACACCGTTACCGCGACCTACGGCGCAACCCTTACCCGCACCCAGACGGTTGAATTTACCGCCGTCGTCATTTCCACCGTTGCGGTAAGCGCCAGCAGTTCCTCCATAGTGGCCAATGGCACATCCTCCACCACCATTACCGCCCTGGTAAAAGACAACGCCGGTTATCCGGTACCCGATGGCACTCCGGTAACCTTTAATTCCAGCGCCGGCTCCATCACCCCCAGCTCGGCGACCAAGGACGGCTCTGCCACCGCCACCTTAACCTCCAGCAGCACCCCGGCCAGCGCTTCGGTTACCGCAACCGCCGGTAGCATCACC
This region includes:
- a CDS encoding Ig-like domain-containing protein, with the protein product MFSKKILAIAMLLVLSAALPFTWLACSKSSPTAPGDDTTPPPTTTTIDSVILAPTSYALVVGNTVQFTATAYDSGVAVSSTYTWSSSNATIASVSTTGMVTGVTAGGPVTITATVTGTTMKGTASVTVVSASAAGAIYVTSTPSGASIYLDGISASVGTTPDTISLVAAGSHDVDVILAGYPTQTRTINVLASQVTPVNFVMTAAASIIISANPTSIAADGNSNSKITAYLKDSQNHPIPDGSLVIFRIVGVGGINPGMITANDTTNAGKVEANITSSTVVGSVRAYAIAGPESSSVTINYTPGDAAAIGLGASPTTLIPDGISSSTITATVTDAYGNPVRAGTSVAFTTTLGTITSSATTNTAGVATAKLTSATKTGTANITATCGQATAQTSVVFSEGGATLALGSSPASILANGVSASTITATLTDGVNPISGQTILFATNSGTITASAVTNAAGIATATLVSTASAANIIATVTAQAFVVKGKDFSASKLPQTTTVTFEGVTFTLGANPASITANGSSTSAITATLTKTVSGAPIAGAAVNFSTVLGTITASAITNASGVAGVTLKSGSSTGTNTVTATYGATLTRTQTVEFTAVVISTVAVSASSSSIVANGTSSTTITALVKDNAGYPVPDGTPVTFNSSAGSITPSSATKDGSATATLTSSSTPASASVTATAGSITSASITVNFIAGEAATITITATRDSLVAGSAQIDTIRATVRDGSGNLVPDGVVVNFATTLGSITNSTTTVSGVATAYLTPGTVAGNAVITATSGTASANYNVVITPGGVNSIEIQTSSNTIQVSGTGGIETCVLTATVYDQNGNKLSDGTSVSFTILRGPGAGENLNKAGYGPVVIPTAGGVAKVSLNSGTKSGTVDIRITSGSVTSGAPQVTITAGPPFSLSLSTEIYSNVAKPSPGTYSAGFSALVQDKYSNPVADGRAVYFTLFTDSTFTTQFDSASIEGSGVTGATVPGSGIATVKMFWDSKPTFHNLVVRAETSGDSVWNQLAISIPIVDPALEVVLPAYFDSTKAVADTVSLSARLTDAYNVGIDSGAVYFSASGGKILVPMDVTDINGWAYSQLVIPAKRQKDIEVTFQSCGVEVKKTITASGGKKK